From the genome of Ictalurus furcatus strain D&B chromosome 4, Billie_1.0, whole genome shotgun sequence, one region includes:
- the cttnbp2 gene encoding cortactin-binding protein 2 isoform X2, with translation MASEGAKGEQPPPLQTLLTAGHGSVETKCELNMDNLSKPELLTLLSIMEGELEARDLVIEALRARRKEVFLQERYGHFSMTDPFLALQRDFESGAGHKERRAVSASPITVLEAVMAHCRKMQERMSAQLAAAESRHKRLELEKMQLQSLEQEHRKLSVQLKDEREKNKHVVMMLVRECKQLAARVVEESQRVEELSSSSEQEGRTSSRLEEELATERKRSQQMEAEMEKQLAEFDTEREQLRARLSREESRAAELRAESDSLRQQVKQLRTERGKDVPTLPPAVVSAPGATTVKPKSIASVAVGTEAASCRAAASQTDPLPENEMPKKLPLSIPVKPTGTNYTSMNLPKTPTTVRGLHHGSAQAENGGEGQTALNSAHILHSPGTGTVLPTGSRVQAARYKFQPSASEQDQNGMSNQGPPSRDLSPTNRDNFVAKQQARHTVTQVLSRFTSPPTAGPPTALRPGLSHSASEGGPFAGRLSHPQIGIKSPTVARIDRGNPPPIPPKKPGLSQTPSPPHPPIKVVGEASRSPAVGLGVGPPKSASTPQLPPKPSLDLGGAVPALTASQVGEPCPGRQREPQVAAACVDCSPVTITSSTIATIVSSPSVNPASVPSHSPQHQGSPLAAASGWCPSIVPPLPCGEPVPLDDGHTLLLQAASQGNVTLLSMLLNQDPSMDVSHLQQDLTSALFSAAQNGHTECLNLLLSLGVSADAPDENGFTSLHIAAANGHHGCVRALLEHGTEVERECVGGQTALILATEHGSAECVRALLDAGANRSHITAGSCTALHTAVSSGHVDALKLLLYHPSLQAETGGTVDSIDAHPRPVMTRHTLNLANQDGWTAAHIAASRGYKKCLELLCSHSQQDIEKRDKCNRTIHDVATDDCKDLLENLDCYRVVVQVYMGSNEHLCPVDILEDGATIGTVNIQRRTSWPELWRILSHLLIDHLQLVCGNWELQEGLGGADIPLGLSSDSVASVKIGDAVWLPGRELAQSPWDLIRKRLSQRISIHLKGLSECALDEMTYDSLIPLPLLQNYVRLVEQYRNVIFHGLEGSFQEYIANQISHHIKHRQEAMGIGCDVIHVEIEEGLSKDHLLETFINCGFLVCVQEAAVGRCVVVVLEGLEKAHSLSHMLENLCEALENRGSLYSLSLNHSVEGLYYFQEGSFLIGTLAKPRLQGADLRLQQHFRWVQLRWDTEPLSSMLGRHLRRKLLHKSQGQPWTPDEPVHRTLSWVCSVWQQLNSCLSRLGTPEALLGPYVFLSCPVLPEHTHAILKWLARLWNVLVVPRIEDAVISRVTAKHSPLQRRSPSNKSLSPGQRAVVRAALNIVLNKAVLHSCPLDRSAINQLLPEFRGGCFPLSSISYSYRKGGRKGRDSAAWRRSNTSPRKKANPASGIDSNSSIQEVSSSDVQLMTNANHPRVSDGNSAGLTLYSDDESDLIRELQTLCSSKSEPDISKIAVSQKDFIMLPGPSRDAHRRKVEHSYAGLQAQAIREDSSLDSTQPPVQQINSSHLENVHTSPCRVARPKSQLPIPSSKGHQQTPSSSHRATNTSTPTISSSTRLSQTHSSRAHMSSRTRQTQPSNQNKQPEEEIWILNSNFHKNYSNRE, from the exons GCTCGGAGGAAGGAGGTGTTCCTGCAGGAGCGCTATGGCCATTTCAGCATGACTGACCCATTCCTGGCCCTGCAGAGGGACTTTGAGTCTGGTGCTGGGCACAAGGAGCGCCGTGCCGTCAGTGCCAGTCCCATCACTGTACTTGAGGCCGTCATGGCTCACTGCCGCAAGATGCAGGAGAGAATGTCTGCGCAGCTAGCCGCCGCTGAGAGCAGACACAAGAGG TTGGAGTTGGAGAAAATGCAGCTGCAGAGTCTGGAGCAGGAGCATCGCAAGCTTTCAGTGCAGCTGAAGGATGAGCGCGAGAAGAACAAGCATGTGGTGATGATGCTGGTGCGTGAGTGCAAGCAGTTGGCAGCACGTGTGGTGGAGGAGAGCCAACGAGTTGAGGAGCTCTCATCATCTTCTGAGCAAGAAGGCCGTACCTCAAGCCGCCTAGAAGAGGAGCTGGCCACTGAGCGCAAACGCAGCCAGCAGATGGAAGCAGAAATGGAGAAGCAGCTGGCCGAGTTTGACACAGAGCGTGAGCAGCTGCGAGCACGACTGAGTCGTGAGGAGAGTCGTGCCGCTGAACTGCGCGCTGAAAGCGACAGTCTGCGCCAACAGGTAAAGCAGCTCAGGACAGAGCGGGGCAAAGATGTTCCGACTTTGCCCCCAGCAGTGGTCTCTGCTCCCGGAGCCACTACAGTCAAACCCAAGAGCATAGCGTCAGTTGCTGTGGGCACGGAGGCAGCCAGCTGCCGAGCAGCCGCCTCACAGACAGACCCACTCCCTGAGAATGAAATGCCCAAGAAACTGCCACTGAGCATCCCTGTCAAGCCCACAGGCACCAACTACACTAGCATGAACCTCCCCAAGACCCCTACTACTGTGAGAGGTCTACACCATGGAAGCGCTCAGGCAGAGAATGGCGGGGAGGGCCAGACGGCACTGAACTCTGCTCACATTTTACATTCACCTGGCACTGGCACTGTCCTACCTACAGGGTCCCGTGTCCAGGCAGCCCGCTATAAATTCCAACCCTCTGCTTCAGAGCAGGACCAAAACGGCATGTCCAACCAAGGCCCCCCATCACGAGACCTGTCCCCTACCAACCGAGACAACTTTGTTGCCAAGCAGCAGGCACGTCACACAGTCACACAAGTTCTCTCACGTTTCACCAGTCCACCAACAGCAGGCCCCCCCACAGCCCTTCGGCCTGGGTTGTCCCATTCCGCTTCAGAGGGAGGACCTTTTGCTGGTCGCCTGAGTCATCCACAGATTGGTATCAAGTCACCCACAGTGGCACGTATCGACAGAGGCAATCCACCTCCCATCCCACCAAAAAAACCGGGACTATCTCAGACACCATCCCCTCCTCACCCACCAATCAAAGTAGTGGGTGAAGCCAGCAGGTCCCCAGCGGTTGGGCTTGGGGTAGGACCACCTAAGTCGGCCAGCACCCCTCAGCTTCCACCCAAACCCTCCCTGGATCTGGGGGGTGCAGTGCCAGCCTTGACTGCATCTCAGGTGGGTGAGCCCTGCCCTGGCAGGCAGCGGGAGCCGCAGGTGGCGGCAGCATGTGTGGATTGTTCCCCTGTCACCATCACGTCCTCCACCATCGCTACCATTGTCAGTAGCCCTTCTGTAAACCCTGCTAGTGTTCCATCCCATAGCCCTCAGCACCAAGGCAGCCCCCTGGCAGCAGCATCAG GCTGGTGTCCCTCCATAGTCCCCCCGTTACCCTGCGGTGAACCCGTCCCCCTGGATGACGGGCACACCCTTTTGCTCCAAGCTGCTTCCCAGGGAAATGTCACTTTATTGTCTATGCTGCTTAATCAAGATCCATCAATGGATGTTAGTCACCTCCAACAAGACCTAACCTCTGCCTTGTTTTCTGCTGCTCAAAATGGACATACAG AATGCTTAAATCTGCTGCTGAGTTTGGGGGTTTCTGCTGATGCTCCTGATGAAAATGGATTTACCTCCTTACACATTGCTGCTGCTAATGGCCACCATGG GTGTGTGAGGGCTCTGCTGGAACATGGCACGGAGGTGGAGCGTGAGTGTGTAGGGGGTCAGACTGCACTGATCCTGGCCACTGAGCATGGCAGcgcagagtgtgtgagagccCTGCTGGATGCTGGAGCAAACCGTTCACACATTACTGCt GGTAGCTGCACTGCGCTTCACACCGCAGTTAGTTCGGGTCATGTGGATGCACTGAAGCTTCTGCTCTACCATCCGTCTCTTCAGGCTGAGACGGGTGGCACAGTGGACAGCATAGACGCACACCCCAGACCAGTCATGACCCGCCATACCCTCAACCTTGCTAACCAGGATGGATGGACTGCTGCCCACATCGCTGCATCTAGAGGCTACAAG AAATGCCTGGAATTATTGTGTAGCCACAGCCAGCAGGACATTGAGAAACGGGACAAATGCAACCGTACTATACATGATGTGGCTACAGATGACTGCAAAGACCTGCTGGAGAAcctgg ACTGCTACAGGGTGGTGGTGCAGGTGTACATGGGCTCAAATGAGCACCTGTGCCCTGTTGATATTTTGGAAGATGGAGCTACTATTGGCACAGTTAACATCCAGCGTCGCACCAGCTGGCCAGAGTTATGGCGAATCCTGAGTCACCTGCTAATCGATCACCTGCAACTGGTGTGTGGGAATTGGGAGCTGCAGGAGGGACTGGGAGGAGCGGACATACCTCTGGGTCTTTCCTCAGACAGTGTGGCCTCGGTGAAGATAG GTGATGCTGTCTGGCTACCTGGACGGGAGCTGGCCCAGTCCCCTTGGGACCTGATCCGTAAGCGTTTGAGCCAGCGGATTTCTATCCACCTCAAAG GTCTGTCGGAGTGTGCTCTGGATGAGATGACCTACGACTCGCTGATCCCGCTCCCGCTGCTGCAGAATTATGTGCGCCTG GTTGAACAATATCGTAATGTCATTTTCCATGGACTGGAGGGAAGTTTTCAGGAATATATCGCCAACCAGATTTCACACCACATCAAG CACAGGCAGGAGGCCATGGGTATAGGCTGTGATGTTATCCATGTGGAGATAGAAGAGGGTCTGTCTAAAGATCACCTGTTGGAGACTTTCATCAATTGTG GGTTCCTGGTGTGTGTTCAGGAAGCTGCTGTGGGccggtgtgtggtggtggtgctaGAAGGGCTGGAGAAAGCTCACTCCCTTAGTCACATGCTGGAGAATCTATGTGAGGCACTGGAGAACCGTGGCTCACTCTACTCCCTCTCTCTAAACCACA gtgtAGAAGGACTGTACTACTTCCAGGAGGGCAGTTTTCTGATTGGCACCCTGGCCAAGCCACGGCTGCAGGGTGCTGACTTGCGACTGCAGCAGCACTTCCGCTGGGTGCAACTGCGCTGGGACACTGAGCCACTCAGCAGCATGCTGGGACGTCACCTCCGCAGGAAACTTCTCCACAAG TCTCAGGGCCAACCCTGGACCCCTGACGAGCCTGTGCACAGAACTCTGTCCTGGGTGTGTTCAGTCTGGCAGCAGCTCAACAGCTGCCTCTCTCGCCTAGGAACACCCGAGGCCCTGCTCGGCCCTTATGTTTTTCTCTCATGCCCAGTCCtgccagaacacacacatgccatcCTGAA GTGGTTGGCGCGTCTGTGGAATGTGCTGGTGGTCCCACGCATTGAGGATGCTGTCATCTCTAGGGTAACAGCCAAGCACTCTCCTTTGCAGCGACGGTCTCCTAGCAACAAGAGCCTAAGTCCAGGGCAGAGGGCGGTAGTGCGAGCAGCTCTCAATATTGTCCTGAATAAAGCCGTGCTGCACAGCTGCCCCCTGGACAGATCAG CGATCAACCAGCTCTTGCCAGAGTTCCGGGGTGGGTGTTTTCCACTCTCCTCCATTAGCTACTCTTACAGGAAAGGTGGCAGGAAAGGGCGTGATAGCGCTGCGTGGAGACGATCCAACACCAGTCcaagaaaaaaagcaaatccTGCGTCTGGAATAGACTCAAACAGCTCTATACAAGAAG tgTCCAGTTCAGACGTTCAACTAATGACAAATGCCAATCATCCTAG AGTCAGTGATGGGAATTCGGCTGGTCTCACTCTCTACTCTGATGATGAGAGCGACCTGATCAGGGAACTACAGACTTTGTGCTCCAGCAAATCTGAGCCAGATATAAGCAAG ATTGCTGTGTCTCAAAAGGACTTCATTATGCTCCCTGGCCCAAGTCGAGATGCTCATCGGAGAAAGGTGGAGCACAGCTACGCTGGACTCCAAGCACAAGCCATCAGAGAAGACAGCAGTTTGGACAGCACACAGCCTCCAGTGCAGCAG ATTAACAGCAGTCATTTGGAAAATGTCCACACATCCCCATGCCGAGTGGCCAGGCCCAAATCTCAGCTACCAATCCCCAGCAGCAAGGGGCATCAGCAAACTCCCAGCAGCTCCCACCGAGCCACCAATACCTCCACCCCCACTATCAGCAGCAGCACCCGTCTCTCCCAAACGCACAGCAGCAGAGCCCACATGAGCAGCAGAACAAGGCAGACACAACCCagcaaccaaaacaaacaaccagaagAGGAGATCTGGATCCTTAACTCCAACTTCCATAAAAACTACAGTAACCGTGAATAG
- the cttnbp2 gene encoding cortactin-binding protein 2 isoform X1, with the protein MASEGAKGEQPPPLQTLLTAGHGSVETKCELNMDNLSKPELLTLLSIMEGELEARDLVIEALRARRKEVFLQERYGHFSMTDPFLALQRDFESGAGHKERRAVSASPITVLEAVMAHCRKMQERMSAQLAAAESRHKRLELEKMQLQSLEQEHRKLSVQLKDEREKNKHVVMMLVRECKQLAARVVEESQRVEELSSSSEQEGRTSSRLEEELATERKRSQQMEAEMEKQLAEFDTEREQLRARLSREESRAAELRAESDSLRQQVKQLRTERGKDVPTLPPAVVSAPGATTVKPKSIASVAVGTEAASCRAAASQTDPLPENEMPKKLPLSIPVKPTGTNYTSMNLPKTPTTVRGLHHGSAQAENGGEGQTALNSAHILHSPGTGTVLPTGSRVQAARYKFQPSASEQDQNGMSNQGPPSRDLSPTNRDNFVAKQQARHTVTQVLSRFTSPPTAGPPTALRPGLSHSASEGGPFAGRLSHPQIGIKSPTVARIDRGNPPPIPPKKPGLSQTPSPPHPPIKVVGEASRSPAVGLGVGPPKSASTPQLPPKPSLDLGGAVPALTASQVGEPCPGRQREPQVAAACVDCSPVTITSSTIATIVSSPSVNPASVPSHSPQHQGSPLAAASGWCPSIVPPLPCGEPVPLDDGHTLLLQAASQGNVTLLSMLLNQDPSMDVSHLQQDLTSALFSAAQNGHTECLNLLLSLGVSADAPDENGFTSLHIAAANGHHGCVRALLEHGTEVERECVGGQTALILATEHGSAECVRALLDAGANRSHITAGSCTALHTAVSSGHVDALKLLLYHPSLQAETGGTVDSIDAHPRPVMTRHTLNLANQDGWTAAHIAASRGYKKCLELLCSHSQQDIEKRDKCNRTIHDVATDDCKDLLENLDCYRVVVQVYMGSNEHLCPVDILEDGATIGTVNIQRRTSWPELWRILSHLLIDHLQLVCGNWELQEGLGGADIPLGLSSDSVASVKIGDAVWLPGRELAQSPWDLIRKRLSQRISIHLKGLSECALDEMTYDSLIPLPLLQNYVRLVEQYRNVIFHGLEGSFQEYIANQISHHIKHRQEAMGIGCDVIHVEIEEGLSKDHLLETFINCGFLVCVQEAAVGRCVVVVLEGLEKAHSLSHMLENLCEALENRGSLYSLSLNHIGVEGLYYFQEGSFLIGTLAKPRLQGADLRLQQHFRWVQLRWDTEPLSSMLGRHLRRKLLHKSQGQPWTPDEPVHRTLSWVCSVWQQLNSCLSRLGTPEALLGPYVFLSCPVLPEHTHAILKWLARLWNVLVVPRIEDAVISRVTAKHSPLQRRSPSNKSLSPGQRAVVRAALNIVLNKAVLHSCPLDRSAINQLLPEFRGGCFPLSSISYSYRKGGRKGRDSAAWRRSNTSPRKKANPASGIDSNSSIQEVSSSDVQLMTNANHPRVSDGNSAGLTLYSDDESDLIRELQTLCSSKSEPDISKIAVSQKDFIMLPGPSRDAHRRKVEHSYAGLQAQAIREDSSLDSTQPPVQQINSSHLENVHTSPCRVARPKSQLPIPSSKGHQQTPSSSHRATNTSTPTISSSTRLSQTHSSRAHMSSRTRQTQPSNQNKQPEEEIWILNSNFHKNYSNRE; encoded by the exons GCTCGGAGGAAGGAGGTGTTCCTGCAGGAGCGCTATGGCCATTTCAGCATGACTGACCCATTCCTGGCCCTGCAGAGGGACTTTGAGTCTGGTGCTGGGCACAAGGAGCGCCGTGCCGTCAGTGCCAGTCCCATCACTGTACTTGAGGCCGTCATGGCTCACTGCCGCAAGATGCAGGAGAGAATGTCTGCGCAGCTAGCCGCCGCTGAGAGCAGACACAAGAGG TTGGAGTTGGAGAAAATGCAGCTGCAGAGTCTGGAGCAGGAGCATCGCAAGCTTTCAGTGCAGCTGAAGGATGAGCGCGAGAAGAACAAGCATGTGGTGATGATGCTGGTGCGTGAGTGCAAGCAGTTGGCAGCACGTGTGGTGGAGGAGAGCCAACGAGTTGAGGAGCTCTCATCATCTTCTGAGCAAGAAGGCCGTACCTCAAGCCGCCTAGAAGAGGAGCTGGCCACTGAGCGCAAACGCAGCCAGCAGATGGAAGCAGAAATGGAGAAGCAGCTGGCCGAGTTTGACACAGAGCGTGAGCAGCTGCGAGCACGACTGAGTCGTGAGGAGAGTCGTGCCGCTGAACTGCGCGCTGAAAGCGACAGTCTGCGCCAACAGGTAAAGCAGCTCAGGACAGAGCGGGGCAAAGATGTTCCGACTTTGCCCCCAGCAGTGGTCTCTGCTCCCGGAGCCACTACAGTCAAACCCAAGAGCATAGCGTCAGTTGCTGTGGGCACGGAGGCAGCCAGCTGCCGAGCAGCCGCCTCACAGACAGACCCACTCCCTGAGAATGAAATGCCCAAGAAACTGCCACTGAGCATCCCTGTCAAGCCCACAGGCACCAACTACACTAGCATGAACCTCCCCAAGACCCCTACTACTGTGAGAGGTCTACACCATGGAAGCGCTCAGGCAGAGAATGGCGGGGAGGGCCAGACGGCACTGAACTCTGCTCACATTTTACATTCACCTGGCACTGGCACTGTCCTACCTACAGGGTCCCGTGTCCAGGCAGCCCGCTATAAATTCCAACCCTCTGCTTCAGAGCAGGACCAAAACGGCATGTCCAACCAAGGCCCCCCATCACGAGACCTGTCCCCTACCAACCGAGACAACTTTGTTGCCAAGCAGCAGGCACGTCACACAGTCACACAAGTTCTCTCACGTTTCACCAGTCCACCAACAGCAGGCCCCCCCACAGCCCTTCGGCCTGGGTTGTCCCATTCCGCTTCAGAGGGAGGACCTTTTGCTGGTCGCCTGAGTCATCCACAGATTGGTATCAAGTCACCCACAGTGGCACGTATCGACAGAGGCAATCCACCTCCCATCCCACCAAAAAAACCGGGACTATCTCAGACACCATCCCCTCCTCACCCACCAATCAAAGTAGTGGGTGAAGCCAGCAGGTCCCCAGCGGTTGGGCTTGGGGTAGGACCACCTAAGTCGGCCAGCACCCCTCAGCTTCCACCCAAACCCTCCCTGGATCTGGGGGGTGCAGTGCCAGCCTTGACTGCATCTCAGGTGGGTGAGCCCTGCCCTGGCAGGCAGCGGGAGCCGCAGGTGGCGGCAGCATGTGTGGATTGTTCCCCTGTCACCATCACGTCCTCCACCATCGCTACCATTGTCAGTAGCCCTTCTGTAAACCCTGCTAGTGTTCCATCCCATAGCCCTCAGCACCAAGGCAGCCCCCTGGCAGCAGCATCAG GCTGGTGTCCCTCCATAGTCCCCCCGTTACCCTGCGGTGAACCCGTCCCCCTGGATGACGGGCACACCCTTTTGCTCCAAGCTGCTTCCCAGGGAAATGTCACTTTATTGTCTATGCTGCTTAATCAAGATCCATCAATGGATGTTAGTCACCTCCAACAAGACCTAACCTCTGCCTTGTTTTCTGCTGCTCAAAATGGACATACAG AATGCTTAAATCTGCTGCTGAGTTTGGGGGTTTCTGCTGATGCTCCTGATGAAAATGGATTTACCTCCTTACACATTGCTGCTGCTAATGGCCACCATGG GTGTGTGAGGGCTCTGCTGGAACATGGCACGGAGGTGGAGCGTGAGTGTGTAGGGGGTCAGACTGCACTGATCCTGGCCACTGAGCATGGCAGcgcagagtgtgtgagagccCTGCTGGATGCTGGAGCAAACCGTTCACACATTACTGCt GGTAGCTGCACTGCGCTTCACACCGCAGTTAGTTCGGGTCATGTGGATGCACTGAAGCTTCTGCTCTACCATCCGTCTCTTCAGGCTGAGACGGGTGGCACAGTGGACAGCATAGACGCACACCCCAGACCAGTCATGACCCGCCATACCCTCAACCTTGCTAACCAGGATGGATGGACTGCTGCCCACATCGCTGCATCTAGAGGCTACAAG AAATGCCTGGAATTATTGTGTAGCCACAGCCAGCAGGACATTGAGAAACGGGACAAATGCAACCGTACTATACATGATGTGGCTACAGATGACTGCAAAGACCTGCTGGAGAAcctgg ACTGCTACAGGGTGGTGGTGCAGGTGTACATGGGCTCAAATGAGCACCTGTGCCCTGTTGATATTTTGGAAGATGGAGCTACTATTGGCACAGTTAACATCCAGCGTCGCACCAGCTGGCCAGAGTTATGGCGAATCCTGAGTCACCTGCTAATCGATCACCTGCAACTGGTGTGTGGGAATTGGGAGCTGCAGGAGGGACTGGGAGGAGCGGACATACCTCTGGGTCTTTCCTCAGACAGTGTGGCCTCGGTGAAGATAG GTGATGCTGTCTGGCTACCTGGACGGGAGCTGGCCCAGTCCCCTTGGGACCTGATCCGTAAGCGTTTGAGCCAGCGGATTTCTATCCACCTCAAAG GTCTGTCGGAGTGTGCTCTGGATGAGATGACCTACGACTCGCTGATCCCGCTCCCGCTGCTGCAGAATTATGTGCGCCTG GTTGAACAATATCGTAATGTCATTTTCCATGGACTGGAGGGAAGTTTTCAGGAATATATCGCCAACCAGATTTCACACCACATCAAG CACAGGCAGGAGGCCATGGGTATAGGCTGTGATGTTATCCATGTGGAGATAGAAGAGGGTCTGTCTAAAGATCACCTGTTGGAGACTTTCATCAATTGTG GGTTCCTGGTGTGTGTTCAGGAAGCTGCTGTGGGccggtgtgtggtggtggtgctaGAAGGGCTGGAGAAAGCTCACTCCCTTAGTCACATGCTGGAGAATCTATGTGAGGCACTGGAGAACCGTGGCTCACTCTACTCCCTCTCTCTAAACCACA taggtgtAGAAGGACTGTACTACTTCCAGGAGGGCAGTTTTCTGATTGGCACCCTGGCCAAGCCACGGCTGCAGGGTGCTGACTTGCGACTGCAGCAGCACTTCCGCTGGGTGCAACTGCGCTGGGACACTGAGCCACTCAGCAGCATGCTGGGACGTCACCTCCGCAGGAAACTTCTCCACAAG TCTCAGGGCCAACCCTGGACCCCTGACGAGCCTGTGCACAGAACTCTGTCCTGGGTGTGTTCAGTCTGGCAGCAGCTCAACAGCTGCCTCTCTCGCCTAGGAACACCCGAGGCCCTGCTCGGCCCTTATGTTTTTCTCTCATGCCCAGTCCtgccagaacacacacatgccatcCTGAA GTGGTTGGCGCGTCTGTGGAATGTGCTGGTGGTCCCACGCATTGAGGATGCTGTCATCTCTAGGGTAACAGCCAAGCACTCTCCTTTGCAGCGACGGTCTCCTAGCAACAAGAGCCTAAGTCCAGGGCAGAGGGCGGTAGTGCGAGCAGCTCTCAATATTGTCCTGAATAAAGCCGTGCTGCACAGCTGCCCCCTGGACAGATCAG CGATCAACCAGCTCTTGCCAGAGTTCCGGGGTGGGTGTTTTCCACTCTCCTCCATTAGCTACTCTTACAGGAAAGGTGGCAGGAAAGGGCGTGATAGCGCTGCGTGGAGACGATCCAACACCAGTCcaagaaaaaaagcaaatccTGCGTCTGGAATAGACTCAAACAGCTCTATACAAGAAG tgTCCAGTTCAGACGTTCAACTAATGACAAATGCCAATCATCCTAG AGTCAGTGATGGGAATTCGGCTGGTCTCACTCTCTACTCTGATGATGAGAGCGACCTGATCAGGGAACTACAGACTTTGTGCTCCAGCAAATCTGAGCCAGATATAAGCAAG ATTGCTGTGTCTCAAAAGGACTTCATTATGCTCCCTGGCCCAAGTCGAGATGCTCATCGGAGAAAGGTGGAGCACAGCTACGCTGGACTCCAAGCACAAGCCATCAGAGAAGACAGCAGTTTGGACAGCACACAGCCTCCAGTGCAGCAG ATTAACAGCAGTCATTTGGAAAATGTCCACACATCCCCATGCCGAGTGGCCAGGCCCAAATCTCAGCTACCAATCCCCAGCAGCAAGGGGCATCAGCAAACTCCCAGCAGCTCCCACCGAGCCACCAATACCTCCACCCCCACTATCAGCAGCAGCACCCGTCTCTCCCAAACGCACAGCAGCAGAGCCCACATGAGCAGCAGAACAAGGCAGACACAACCCagcaaccaaaacaaacaaccagaagAGGAGATCTGGATCCTTAACTCCAACTTCCATAAAAACTACAGTAACCGTGAATAG